GCCCGCTTGGCTTTCTTCACGTCAAGACCAAGTTCCGCAGCCATGATGCCGCACAGGAAGGCCACTTCCAGGGAATGCTGAAGCACATTCTGGGTGAAGCTGGTCCTGAACCGGAGCTGTCCCAAAAGACGTATGATTTCCGGATGAATGCCGTGCACGCCCAAATCGAAGGTGGCCTGCTCGCCGATCTCGCGGATCTGGACATCCATCTCCTTTTCCACCTTCTTGACGATATCCTCGATACGGGCCGGATGAATCCGCCCGTCGCTGATAAGCCGCTCAAGAGAACGCTTAGCCACTTCCCGTCGCAATGGGTTGTATGCGGACAGAATCACCGTCTCCGGCGTATCGTCGATAATCAGATCCACGCCCGTGGCCGCCTCGATGGCCCGGATGTTGCGCCCCTCGCGGCCGATGATCCGGCCCTTCATGTCCTCGCTGGGCAATTCCACCGCGCTGACCGTGTGTTCCGACACGTATTCCCCGGCATAGCGCTGCACAGCACTGGCGATAATCATCTGCGCCTTGCGATGGGCCGACTCCTGGGCCTCCATTTCGATCACGCGCACCATCTTCGCGGCCTCGTGGCGGGCTTTGCTCTCGATATCCTGCATCAGCCTGATGCGGGCTTCTTCGGCGGTCAATCCGGAAATTTCCTCCAGACGCGCCTCCTGATCCGCCACGAGTTCCTTCAGTTTTTCTTCTTTTTCCTCGACAAGACGTTCCTGCTTGACCACCTTCTTTTCCAGATTGACCAATTCGCTCTCTTTCAGAGCGAGAGATTCGACTTTTTTCTCCAGGCGTTCTTCCTTGGCCTGCAAACGAGCTTCGTTTTTTTTCAGCTCCCTCTCCCGGTCCTTGGCGTCCTGCTCCACTTCCTTCTTTAAAGCGAACGCTTCGTCCTGGGCTTGCAAAAGGATTTCTTTTTTATGGGCCTGCGCATCTTTCTTGGCCTCGTCGAGAATCCTCTCGGACAGATTTCTGGCGTCCTCGAACTCCCTGGCGGTCAAATACTTCTTGAAGAAAAAACCGGCAGCCACGCCGATTCCAATGCACATGAACGCGGTAATAACGATCTGGCTTGCCATGAGAGCTCCTTGGCGCGATATATGGTAAAGAGCGGAATACCACATAAGGCATTCCCGCCCGAAGACAAAAGGCCACACGCACCGGGGATTACGGGGAGGCAAGCTCGGTCTGGAGATCAGGGGCGACGGATAAGCCCCGGAAGGCAGTGTTGGGAATTATTTTGAACCTCTTACGTTAAGAGGGGGTTGGCTACAGCCCATCAGGCTTCTCCCATGAAGAAGAGCATGCACACAAGGCCGTTGTAAGCTACCCGTTTTGCGTTTCATTGGCTCAAAAACGCATCACCAATCACTGACCCTCCAGGGAAATGATTCACTTTTCAGGCTCATCTATCCTCGAAAGGAGCTGCTGCAGAGTGCTTTCAAGCTGCTGCAACCTCTCCTGATCGCGTAAATAATCATCGGCCAGACTGAGTGCCAGATAAACCAAAAGCCGTTCCTTGCTTATATGTCCGGCCTGTCCTTCAAGGGTATCGTAACGGCGGTGAAGCAAATCCACAGCTTTCCGGATCCTTGCTGACTCGGCGTCGGCCGCGAAAGACAAATCAAGTCCCAGCACATGTATCGTATATCCCGGCATCGGCTAATTTGTATCAACCTCTTGCAACCTGTTCAAGATATTTTCCACCCGGGCCAGGACGGCTTCCTTGGTCTGCCGCTCCTGCTCCAGGGTTTCCCGGAGCTCCGCATTTTCCCGCTTCAGGCTTTCCTGGCGTTCCAGAAGCTGCGAAATCCTGTCTGTCAGCTGACTCAACACATCCATGATCATTTCTCCGATTTTCCCGTTTTTCGCTCGATATTTGCTTGACGTCCCCGAGCCACGCACAGCATTCCCTCCGGGACATCTTTTGTGACGACGGAGCCGGCACCAACCAAGGCGTCAGAGCCCACTGAAACCGGCGCTACCAGCGCGGTATTGCTGCCGATGAACGCCCTCTCACCGATCTGGGTTCGATGCTTGCGGCACCCATCATAATTGCAGGTGATGGTACCTGCGCCGATATTCGCTCCGGAACCTATTTCACTATCCCCCAGATAGCTCAGATGTCCGGCCTTGGCGCCTGCATGCAAAACCGCGTTCTTGGCTTCCACGAAATTGCCTATCCGCGCACCCTGCCCCACTACCGTTCCCGGCCGCAGGCGGGCAAAAGGGCCGACGCTCGCGCCTGGCAGGAGTTCTGCACCGTCAATATGGGAGAAGGATTTTACTTGGCAAGCATTCAAAACGGCGTTCCTGAGCCAGGAATGAGACTCTACCCGCGTACCTCTCGTGATCGTGGTATTACCATAGATTTCGCATGGTCCGATTATTTCGGCACCCGGCTCCACATGCACATCTGGGCCAACCACCACAGAAGCCGCATTTCTGACAATGACTCCGCTCGCGATCAACCCATTGACAATTTTTTTCTGCAACCAGTCTTCATACCCCACGAGCTCCGCAGGAGAATTGATCCCCAAAAGCCGTCCTTCATCATTATTCAATCGGGCCAGCACAGGCAGACCGGCCTGTGAGCACAGGCTGATCATCTGGGTCAGATAAAATTCCTGCTGCGCATTGTCGCAAGTCAGGTGTTCAATAAAAGAAGAGCATTTTTCCACGTCGAAAACATAGACGCCGGAGTTCACTTCATGAATCTCGCCGCCGTGATCTCCAGGACGAAAATCCTTCTCCTCCACCACCTCTGTCACCCGTCCAGAAGCATCACGCACCACCCGCCCATACCCCTTGGGATTTTCAAGATGAATTGTCAGAAAACCCAAAGCGGCGTTATCTGCCGCACACAATTCCATTAGCGCGCTCACATCCTTCATCGGGACATAAGGCGTATCGCCATTGACCACGCACAGAAAATCGACACCGCTCTCCCGTATCTGCGGCCAAGCTAAAGAGACGGCATGACCCGTACCCAATTGCTGTTGCTGGTGGATGAAATTCACTTTTACTGCCGCAAAGCGCCCCATGACCTCTTCAGCACAATGCCCGACAACGACCCATGGTATATTATTGCATTGCGAGGCACACAGTATATCAAGCACATAAGCCAATATAGACTTACCCAACACCTCCTGCAGGACCTTGGGTTTGTCAGAATGCATCCG
Above is a window of Desulfomicrobium orale DSM 12838 DNA encoding:
- the rny gene encoding ribonuclease Y; protein product: MASQIVITAFMCIGIGVAAGFFFKKYLTAREFEDARNLSERILDEAKKDAQAHKKEILLQAQDEAFALKKEVEQDAKDRERELKKNEARLQAKEERLEKKVESLALKESELVNLEKKVVKQERLVEEKEEKLKELVADQEARLEEISGLTAEEARIRLMQDIESKARHEAAKMVRVIEMEAQESAHRKAQMIIASAVQRYAGEYVSEHTVSAVELPSEDMKGRIIGREGRNIRAIEAATGVDLIIDDTPETVILSAYNPLRREVAKRSLERLISDGRIHPARIEDIVKKVEKEMDVQIREIGEQATFDLGVHGIHPEIIRLLGQLRFRTSFTQNVLQHSLEVAFLCGIMAAELGLDVKKAKRAGLLHDLGKAVDHEVEGPHATIGADLAKKYNESPEIVHAVAAHHEDIPPKSVYAVLVQAADSLSGARPGARKELLESYVKRLEELEGVATGFPGVSRAFAIQAGREVRVMVDCDTVNDDQIFMLSKDIAKQIEEKMTYPGQIRVTVIREKRAVGIAK
- a CDS encoding cell division protein ZapA — protein: MLGLDLSFAADAESARIRKAVDLLHRRYDTLEGQAGHISKERLLVYLALSLADDYLRDQERLQQLESTLQQLLSRIDEPEK
- the glmU gene encoding bifunctional UDP-N-acetylglucosamine diphosphorylase/glucosamine-1-phosphate N-acetyltransferase GlmU, translated to MKKEMGFLVLAAGKGTRMHSDKPKVLQEVLGKSILAYVLDILCASQCNNIPWVVVGHCAEEVMGRFAAVKVNFIHQQQQLGTGHAVSLAWPQIRESGVDFLCVVNGDTPYVPMKDVSALMELCAADNAALGFLTIHLENPKGYGRVVRDASGRVTEVVEEKDFRPGDHGGEIHEVNSGVYVFDVEKCSSFIEHLTCDNAQQEFYLTQMISLCSQAGLPVLARLNNDEGRLLGINSPAELVGYEDWLQKKIVNGLIASGVIVRNAASVVVGPDVHVEPGAEIIGPCEIYGNTTITRGTRVESHSWLRNAVLNACQVKSFSHIDGAELLPGASVGPFARLRPGTVVGQGARIGNFVEAKNAVLHAGAKAGHLSYLGDSEIGSGANIGAGTITCNYDGCRKHRTQIGERAFIGSNTALVAPVSVGSDALVGAGSVVTKDVPEGMLCVARGRQANIERKTGKSEK